A stretch of the Malus sylvestris chromosome 10, drMalSylv7.2, whole genome shotgun sequence genome encodes the following:
- the LOC126585914 gene encoding alpha-L-fucosidase 2 isoform X1, translating into MKDDGEWVLVRSPAEKDLWTPSLVEEEEGESSRPLKVTFSGPAKHWTDAIPIGNGRLGAMVWGGVASETLQLNEDTLWTGIPGNYTNPKAPQVLTEVRKLVDDGKYVEATEAAVELAGDPSDVYQPLGDINLEFGDSHLKYDEETYSRELDLDTATAKIIYSVSGVEYTREHFSSYPNQVIVTKISTSKPGSLSFTVSLDSKLHHNSHVNGNNQIILQGSCPGKRIPPKSNDNPKGIQFSAVLDLQISDGSGAIHVLDDKKLRVEDSDWAVLLLAASSSFDGPFTKPSDSKRDPTSESLTALNSIRNLSYSDLHAHHLEDYQNLFHRVSLQLSKSSKSNLGDKTLEAKKSMTNLNIKGSDDALVSTADRVKSFKTDEDPSFVELLFQYGRYLLISCSRVGTQVANLQGIWSKDIEPPWDGAQHLNINLQMNYWPSLPCNLRECQEPLFDYTSSLSINGSKTAKVNYEASGWVVHQVSDIWAKTSPDRGQAVWALWPMGGAWVCTHLWEHFTYTMDKDFLKNKAYPLLEGCTSFLLDWLIEGRGGYLETNPSTSPEHMFIAPDGKQASVSYSSTMDISIIKEVFSAIVSAAEILGKTQDALVGKVREAQSRLPPTKIARDGSIMEWAQDFEDPEVHHRHVSHLFGLYPGHIISVEKTPDLCKAVGYTLFKRGEEGPGWSTTWKTALWARLHNSEHAYRMVKHLIDLVDPDHESDFEGGLYSNLFTAHPPFQIDANFGFSAAVAEMLVQSTVKDLYLLPALPRDKWANGCVNGLKARGGVTVNICWKEGDLHEVGLWSKDHNTTKILHYSGSTVTANISSGRIYTFNRQLKCLRTAYL; encoded by the exons atGAAGGATGATGGCGAGTGGGTTCTGGTACGGAGTCCTGCAGAGAAGGACCTGTGGACCCCATCTTtagtggaggaggaggagggggagagTTCTAGGCCTCTGAAGGTCACATTTTCCGGGCCTGCAAAGCACTGGACTGATGCTATACCAATTGGGAATGGCAGGCTTGGAGCCATGGTTTGGGGTGGTGTGGCATCAGAAACTCTCCAACTCAATG AGGACACACTATGGACTGGAATTCCTGGCAACTATACCAACCCAAAGGCTCCACAGGTACTAACAGAGGTTAGAAAACTTGTTGACGATGGTAAATATGTCGAAGCTACTGAAGCAGCGGTCGAGTTGGCTGGAGATCCTTCTGAC GTTTATCAACCACTTGGTGACATCAACCTAGAATTCGGTGACTCACATCTCAAATATGATGAAGAAACTTACAGCAGAGAGCTAGATCTGGATACTGCAACAGCAAAGATAATTTACTCAGTGAGCGGTGTAGAATATACAAGGGAGCACTTTTCATCTTATCCTAATCAAGTGATTGTGACAAAGATCTCCACTAGCAAACCAGGGTCCCTATCATTTACAGTTTCTCTAGACAGCAAGTTACATCATAATTCACATGTAAATGGTAATAACCAAATTATACTACAAGGAAGTTGTCCTGGCAAAAGGATACCACCAAAATCTAATGACAATCCAAAGGGGATTCAGTTTTCGGCAGTTCTTGATTTGCAGATTAGCGATGGCAGTGGTGCAATACATGTTTTGGATGACAAGAAATTAAGGGTTGAAGATTCAGATTGGGCTGTTTTGCTTCTGGCGGCCTCATCATCATTTGATGGACCATTTACTAAGCCCTCTGATTCTAAGAGGGATCCGACTTCAGAGTCTCTCACTGCATTGAATTCAATAAGAAATTTGTCGTATTCAGATCTTCATGCTCACCATTTGGAGGACTATCAGAATCTTTTCCATCGTGTCTCATTGCAGCTTTCTAAGAGCTCCAAGAGCAATTTAGGAGATAAAACTTTGGAGGCAAAGAAAAGTATGACCAATTTGAATATAAAGGGAAGTGATGATGCCTTAGTTTCAACAGCAGACCGGGTGAAATCCTTCAAAACTGATGAAGATCCTTCCTTTGTGGAACTTTTATTCCAGTATGGCCGGTATCTGCTTATTTCTTGTTCACGGGTTGGAACTCAAGTGGCAAACCTGCAGGGCATATGGAGCAAGGATATTGAGCCTCCATGGGA TGGCGCTCAGCATCTGAACATAAATCTTCAAATGAACTATTGGCCATCCCTTCCCTGTAACCTAAGAGAATGCCAGGAGCCCTTATTTGATTATACATCTTCGTTATCTATCAACGGGAGTAAAACGGCTAAG GTGAACTACGAAGCCAGTGGTTGGGTTGTACATCAAGTGTCTGACATATGGGCGAAAACATCACCTGATCGAGGTCAAGCTGTGTGGGCTTTATGGCCAATGGGAGGAGCCTGGGTTTGTACTCATCTATGGGAACATTTTACTTATACGATGGACAAG gattttcttaaAAATAAGGCATATCCTTTGTTGGAAGGATGTACATCATTTCTGCTGGATTGGTTGATTGAAGGCCGTGGAGGGTATCTTGAAACCAACCCGTCAACTTCTCCGGAGCACATGTTTATTGCTCCTGATGGCAAGCAGGCAAGCGTGAGCTACTCGTCAACTATGGACATATCGATCATCAAAGAAGTTTTCTCTGCAATAGTTTCAGCTGCTGAG ATTTTAGGAAAAACACAGGATGCTCTTGTTGGAAAAGTTCGTGAGGCTCAGTCTCGGTTGCCACCCACAAAAATTGCTAGAGATGGTTCTATCATGGAATGG GCACAAGATTTTGAGGACCCAGAAGTGCACCATCGACATGTATCACACCTGTTTGGCTTGTATCCAGGACACATAATAAGCGTTGAGAAAACTCCAGATCTCTGTAAAGCGGTCGGTTATACGCTCTTTAAAAGAG GAGAGGAGGGTCCAGGATGGTCGACTACATGGAAAACTGCGTTGTGGGCACGTCTTCACAATAGTGAGCATGCATATCGAATGGTCAAGCATTTGATTGACTTGGTGGATCCGGATCACGAAAGTGATTTTGAAGGAGGACTATACAGTAACTTGTTCACTGCACATCCCCCTTTCCAGATTGACGCCAACTTTGG TTTTTCAGCAGCAGTTGCAGAAATGCTTGTCCAAAGCACTGTCAAGGACCTATATTTGCTTCCCGCTCTTCCGCGGGATAAATGGGCAAACGGTTGTGTGAATGGACTGAAGGCTCGTGGTGGGGTGACAGTCAACATATGTTGGAAGGAAGGAGACCTTCACGAAGTTGGTCTTTGGTCCAAGGACCATAACACCACTAAAATATTACATTATAGTGGAAGTACAGTTACAGCAAACATATCATCTGGCAGGATCTATACGTTCAACAGACAGTTAAAATGTTTGAGGACAGCATATCTCTGA
- the LOC126584279 gene encoding uncharacterized protein LOC126584279, translated as MPSRVSDLITIDARWDRPLVERCFRLEEASVILCMPLSQHGCPDRLIWHYTRNGLYSVKSGYLVAQQMETNGELRRKSGGQSSTEDEKDSTWADLWRLEVPPKLCHFIWRGCRNILAVRNNLRRRGIRINIGCPLCNEEVETQVHLFFRCPFVRVFWFGSPLQLDVVTVEGGDFLECWKSLCNKFGDLQDAGHFIRWVSCGLWRIWKCRNSVVFKGILIPPCAALELLSQQVWEVVNSGGKTVQQPRAKQQPAREIQGFWLKPHFRTMKVNCDGAWCNQTSVGGCGWVVRDFVGIFQAGGGMGNLLCGSSLMAEAEAVRMAMLACVELGVEIVQVETDSKVLVDMIKGDLLTDAALEGILWDVKALRQQMRVVEFLFTPRACNRVAHQVASYVMHVEGSHIWVGFEPEWLFNTLAFDVNITIQL; from the coding sequence ATGCCTAGCAGGGTGTCTGATCTTATAACTATTGATGCGAGATGGGATAGGCCTCTTGTTGAACGATGCTTTCGTCTGGAAGAAGCTAGTGTTATTCTTTGTATGCCTCTTAGTCAACATGGGTGTCCAGATCGCCTTATATGGCATTATACTCGTAATGGGCTATACTCAGTTAAATCTGGGTATTTAGTTGCTCAACAAATGGAGACAAATGGAGAACTTAGGCGCAAGAGTGGAGGGCAGTCTAGTACGGAAGACGAAAAGGATTCAACATGGGCGGATTTGTGGCGGTTAGAGGTTCCCCCCAAGCTTTGTCATTTTATTTGGAGGGGATGTAGAAATATCCTTGCCGTACGTAATAATTTGAGAAGACGGGGGATTCGGATAAACATCGGATGTCCATTATGTAATGAAGAGGTGGAAACACAGGTACATTTATTTTTTCGATGTCCATTTGTGAGGGTATTTTGGTTTGGTTCCCCGCTTCAGTTAGATGTTGTGACAGTGGAGGGTGGAGATTTTTTGGAGTGTTGGAAAAGCTTGTGTAACAAATTTGGAGACCTCCAAGACGCAGGACATTTTATTAGGTGGGTTAGTTGTGGCTTGTGGAGGATCTGGAAGTGTAGAAATAGTGTTGTGTTTAAGGGGATCTTAATACCCCCGTGTGCTGCTTTGGAGCTTCTTAGTCAGCAGGTGTGGGAGGTTGTTAATAGTGGTGGGAAGACGGTACAGCAGCCTAGGGCTAAGCAGCAACCTGCCAGGGAGATTCAGGGTTTTTGGTTGAAACCACATTTTCGTACTATGAAGGTAAATTGTGATGGGGCTTGGTGTAACCAAACAAGTGTGGGAGGTTGTGGGTGGGTTGTTAGGGACTTCGTGGGGATATTCCAAGCTGGTGGTGGTATGGGAAATTTATTATGTGGATCTAGTTTGATGGCGGAAGCGGAAGCAGTGAGAATGGCTATGTTGGCTTGTGTGGAGTTGGGTGTTGAGATCGTTCAGGTAGAGACGGACTCGAAGGTTTTGGTGGATATGATTAAGGGGGATTTACTTACGGACGCGGCTTTGGAAGGTATTCTTTGGGATGTTAAAGCTTTACGCCAACAAATGCGGGTAGTAGAGTTTCTATTTACTCCTCGTGCCTGTAATAGGGTCGCGCATCAAGTGGCTTCTTATGTCATGCATGTGGAGGGTTCACATATATGGGTTGGGTTTGAACCGGAGTGGTTGTTTAACACTCTAGCGTTTGATGTAAACATTACAATTCaactttaa
- the LOC126585914 gene encoding alpha-L-fucosidase 2 isoform X2: protein MKDDGEWVLVRSPAEKDLWTPSLVEEEEGESSRPLKVTFSGPAKHWTDAIPIGNGRLGAMVWGGVASETLQLNEDTLWTGIPGNYTNPKAPQVLTEVRKLVDDGKYVEATEAAVELAGDPSDVYQPLGDINLEFGDSHLKYDEETYSRELDLDTATAKIIYSVSGVEYTREHFSSYPNQVIVTKISTSKPGSLSFTVSLDSKLHHNSHVNGNNQIILQGSCPGKRIPPKSNDNPKGIQFSAVLDLQISDGSGAIHVLDDKKLRVEDSDWAVLLLAASSSFDGPFTKPSDSKRDPTSESLTALNSIRNLSYSDLHAHHLEDYQNLFHRVSLQLSKSSKSNLGDKTLEAKKSMTNLNIKGSDDALVSTADRVKSFKTDEDPSFVELLFQYGRYLLISCSRVGTQVANLQGIWSKDIEPPWDGAQHLNINLQMNYWPSLPCNLRECQEPLFDYTSSLSINGSKTAKVNYEASGWVVHQVSDIWAKTSPDRGQAVWALWPMGGAWVCTHLWEHFTYTMDKDFLKNKAYPLLEGCTSFLLDWLIEGRGGYLETNPSTSPEHMFIAPDGKQASVSYSSTMDISIIKEVFSAIVSAAEILGKTQDALVGKVREAQSRLPPTKIARDGSIMEWAQDFEDPEVHHRHVSHLFGLYPGHIISVEKTPDLCKAVGYTLFKRVFQQQLQKCLSKALSRTYICFPLFRGINGQTVV, encoded by the exons atGAAGGATGATGGCGAGTGGGTTCTGGTACGGAGTCCTGCAGAGAAGGACCTGTGGACCCCATCTTtagtggaggaggaggagggggagagTTCTAGGCCTCTGAAGGTCACATTTTCCGGGCCTGCAAAGCACTGGACTGATGCTATACCAATTGGGAATGGCAGGCTTGGAGCCATGGTTTGGGGTGGTGTGGCATCAGAAACTCTCCAACTCAATG AGGACACACTATGGACTGGAATTCCTGGCAACTATACCAACCCAAAGGCTCCACAGGTACTAACAGAGGTTAGAAAACTTGTTGACGATGGTAAATATGTCGAAGCTACTGAAGCAGCGGTCGAGTTGGCTGGAGATCCTTCTGAC GTTTATCAACCACTTGGTGACATCAACCTAGAATTCGGTGACTCACATCTCAAATATGATGAAGAAACTTACAGCAGAGAGCTAGATCTGGATACTGCAACAGCAAAGATAATTTACTCAGTGAGCGGTGTAGAATATACAAGGGAGCACTTTTCATCTTATCCTAATCAAGTGATTGTGACAAAGATCTCCACTAGCAAACCAGGGTCCCTATCATTTACAGTTTCTCTAGACAGCAAGTTACATCATAATTCACATGTAAATGGTAATAACCAAATTATACTACAAGGAAGTTGTCCTGGCAAAAGGATACCACCAAAATCTAATGACAATCCAAAGGGGATTCAGTTTTCGGCAGTTCTTGATTTGCAGATTAGCGATGGCAGTGGTGCAATACATGTTTTGGATGACAAGAAATTAAGGGTTGAAGATTCAGATTGGGCTGTTTTGCTTCTGGCGGCCTCATCATCATTTGATGGACCATTTACTAAGCCCTCTGATTCTAAGAGGGATCCGACTTCAGAGTCTCTCACTGCATTGAATTCAATAAGAAATTTGTCGTATTCAGATCTTCATGCTCACCATTTGGAGGACTATCAGAATCTTTTCCATCGTGTCTCATTGCAGCTTTCTAAGAGCTCCAAGAGCAATTTAGGAGATAAAACTTTGGAGGCAAAGAAAAGTATGACCAATTTGAATATAAAGGGAAGTGATGATGCCTTAGTTTCAACAGCAGACCGGGTGAAATCCTTCAAAACTGATGAAGATCCTTCCTTTGTGGAACTTTTATTCCAGTATGGCCGGTATCTGCTTATTTCTTGTTCACGGGTTGGAACTCAAGTGGCAAACCTGCAGGGCATATGGAGCAAGGATATTGAGCCTCCATGGGA TGGCGCTCAGCATCTGAACATAAATCTTCAAATGAACTATTGGCCATCCCTTCCCTGTAACCTAAGAGAATGCCAGGAGCCCTTATTTGATTATACATCTTCGTTATCTATCAACGGGAGTAAAACGGCTAAG GTGAACTACGAAGCCAGTGGTTGGGTTGTACATCAAGTGTCTGACATATGGGCGAAAACATCACCTGATCGAGGTCAAGCTGTGTGGGCTTTATGGCCAATGGGAGGAGCCTGGGTTTGTACTCATCTATGGGAACATTTTACTTATACGATGGACAAG gattttcttaaAAATAAGGCATATCCTTTGTTGGAAGGATGTACATCATTTCTGCTGGATTGGTTGATTGAAGGCCGTGGAGGGTATCTTGAAACCAACCCGTCAACTTCTCCGGAGCACATGTTTATTGCTCCTGATGGCAAGCAGGCAAGCGTGAGCTACTCGTCAACTATGGACATATCGATCATCAAAGAAGTTTTCTCTGCAATAGTTTCAGCTGCTGAG ATTTTAGGAAAAACACAGGATGCTCTTGTTGGAAAAGTTCGTGAGGCTCAGTCTCGGTTGCCACCCACAAAAATTGCTAGAGATGGTTCTATCATGGAATGG GCACAAGATTTTGAGGACCCAGAAGTGCACCATCGACATGTATCACACCTGTTTGGCTTGTATCCAGGACACATAATAAGCGTTGAGAAAACTCCAGATCTCTGTAAAGCGGTCGGTTATACGCTCTTTAAAAGAG TTTTTCAGCAGCAGTTGCAGAAATGCTTGTCCAAAGCACTGTCAAGGACCTATATTTGCTTCCCGCTCTTCCGCGGGATAAATGGGCAAACGGTTGTGTGA